In the Flavobacterium sp. 90 genome, AACTTTTTATTTGTGCGTTCTAAAGCATCTTCGGGATTCACATTTAGAAATCGTGCATAATTAATCATCGAGAATAAAACATCACCAAATTCGGCTTCAATTTTATCCTGATCACCAGATTTAACTTCGACTTGTAGTTCTTCAAGTTCTTCCTGTACTTTATCCCAAACCTGATGTGGTTCTTCCCAGTCAAAACCAACTCCTTTTACTTTGTCCTGAATTCGGCTTGCTTTTACTAATGCAGGTAAACTTTTTGGAACGCCTTCTAAAACAGATTTTTTACCTTCTTTTAGTTTTAATTTTTCCCAATTTTGTTTGACTTCTTCTTCGTCTTTTACAACTGTATCGCTATAAATATGAGGATGACGATGAATTAGTTTATCGCAAATTTCATTACAAACATCAGCAATATCAAAATCATTGGTTTCTGAACCAATTTTAGCATAAAAAACAATA is a window encoding:
- the mazG gene encoding nucleoside triphosphate pyrophosphohydrolase codes for the protein MSKELQLKAFERLLIIMDELREQCPWDKKQTLQTLRHLTIEETYELGDAILDNDLNEVKKELGDLLLHIVFYAKIGSETNDFDIADVCNEICDKLIHRHPHIYSDTVVKDEEEVKQNWEKLKLKEGKKSVLEGVPKSLPALVKASRIQDKVKGVGFDWEEPHQVWDKVQEELEELQVEVKSGDQDKIEAEFGDVLFSMINYARFLNVNPEDALERTNKKFIKRFQYLESKASELGKPLMDMTLAEMDVFWNEAKKL